In Zingiber officinale cultivar Zhangliang chromosome 1A, Zo_v1.1, whole genome shotgun sequence, a genomic segment contains:
- the LOC122012772 gene encoding peroxidase 5-like: protein MALGRGGSMWLSLAVVLCMSIAGSASEIKVGFYSDSCPKAENIVKTELDKAFKASPGIGADLLRLHFHDCFVGGCEASILVDSTKGNIAEKESPPNETFEDEVFDVIDTIKKRLEYTCKRTVSCADIIAFAARDSVVHYGGKYYSVPSGRKDGRKSLINETVDLPPPTFNLTQLTALFALKGLNRDDLVTLSGAHTIGVAHCPSFADRLYNYSGTLKGDPSLDYVYAKKLKRECPPGNTVNEVDMDPQSSLTFDSGFYKAVTTHRGLFTSDQTLMSTSATSYKVYQYAKNPNLFKKAFAASMVKMGKIGVLTGKQGTVRANCRVINYS, encoded by the exons ATGGCTTTAGGAAGAGGAGGCTCAATGTGGCTTTCTTTGGCTGTTGTCTTGTGCATGAGCATAGCAGGCTCAGCTTCTGAGATCAAAGTAGGGTTCTACTCGGATAGTTGCCCTAAAGCTGAGAATATTGTGAAGACGGAGCTCGACAAGGCTTTTAAGGCCAGCCCTGGCATTGGCGCTGATCTCCTTCGGTTGCACTTTCATGACTGCTTTGTTGGA GGTTGCGAAGCTTCGATTCTAGTTGACTCAACAAAGGGCAACATTGCAGAGAAAGAATCACCACCGAACGAAACCTTTGAGGATGAAGTATTTGATGTGATCGATACTATCAAAAAACGCTTGGAATATACCTGCAAAAGAACAGTCTCTTGCGCTGATATCATTGCCTTCGCGGCTAGAGACAGTGTTGTGCAt TATGGAGGAAAGTACTACAGCGTGCCATCAGGTAGAAAAGATGGAAGAAAGTCTTTAATAAATGAAACGGTCGATCTCCCTCCTCCAACATTCAACCTCACTCAACTCACTGCCTTGTTTGCTCTCAAAGGTCTTAACCGAGATGACCTAGTTACTCTCTCAG GAGCACACACCATTGGCGTCGCACACTGTCCTTCTTTTGCAGACAGACTTTACAACTATAGTGGAACTCTAAAAGGTGATCCAAGTTTGGACTACGTATATGCTAAAAAGTTGAAGCGTGAATGCCCTCCAGGGAACACGGTCAATGAAGTGGATATGGACCCTCAAAGTTCCCTCACCTTTGACTCTGGCTTCTATAAGGCTGTCACAACCCACCGTGGTCTCTTCACCTCAGACCAGACTTTGATGTCAACATCTGCAACTTCTTACAAGGTGTATCAATATGCAAAAAACCCCAACTTGTTTAAGAAGGCGTTTGCCGCATCCATGGTGAAGATGGGCAAGATTGGTGTGCTCACGGGGAAACAAGGAACCGTACGAGCCAATTGCAGAGTTATCAACTACTCTTGA